ACGTTCTAGAAGGCAATTCTAATTGATCAATAAAAATACAATTCAATGGAATTCCTTTTTTGTTTTTCTTTAGATTAGTGAATCTTTTTTGAAAGGTTAAAAGGGGTGGAGTAAATCTGTTTTTATTTTCTTCGAAACTAGTGCCCTCTTCCTCTGCGTGTAGAAAAGGAAGAAATAAATCAATCAAATTACGAGAAGCTTCATAAAGCGCTTCTTTAGGAGTTAAACTTCCATTCGTCCATATTTCTAGAAAAAGTATCTCATGTTTTTCATTTCCATTCCCACAAGAAAAAATACTATAATTCACATTTCGAACAGGCATGGATACAGCATCTATAGGATAACTTCCATCTTGAGAGTTCTTTCTGAGTTCCGTATGATATCCGCGATCTCTCTTGATCTGTAACTCAATATAGAAATCAATCGGCTCTCTCAAGTTAGCTATAGGTTGTGTCGTATCAACGATTTCTACGGAAGGCGGTAAGATTATATCTTGAGCGGTTATGTATCTAGGACCTTTGACGCAAATTGATGCGTCTCTAACTCCATAGAGATTACTTCTCAATACAATTTCTTTCAAATTTAGTAAAATTTCTTGTATGGATTCTTCAATACCTACTATTGTAGAATATTCGTGTGGCACGTTCCCAAATTTGGCGCGTGTGATACACGTTCCTTCTATTTCTCCAAGTAAAGCTCTTCGCAAGGCAATACCGACAGTATCCGCTTGACCTTTTCTAAGCGGGGACAGAATGAAACGACCATAATAAAGACGCTTACTATCTACTCTTGATTCAACACACTTCCACTCTAGTGTTTGGGTGGATCCTGTTACCTCCTCTCGAACCATAACGGACTAGTATTATTATTTGATCATTGAATCGTTTATTTCTCTTGAAAGCGGTTTCATTTTTTTTTTACAGACGTCTTTTTTTAGGAGGTCGACATCCATTATGCGGCATAGGTGTTACATCGCGTATACAACTTAACCGTACACCACTTTTAGCAATGGCTCGTAATGCGGCGTCTCTTCCGCTACCAGCACCTTTTACCATAACTTCTGCTCGTTGCAAACCCACTGTACGAATAGCATCTACTGCTGTTCTTTGACCAGCATAGGGTGATGCTTTTCGTGAGCTTTTGAATCCACAAGTACCTGCAGAGGACCAGAAAACCACCCGACCTTGTGGGTCTGTAACGGTTATAATGGTATTGTTGAAACTGGCTTGAACATGAATAACCCCTTTTGTTATTCTACGTGCACTCTTCCGTAAACTAAAACGGGCATTCCTACGCAAACCAATACGCACTTTCTTACGTGAACCTATTTTTGGTATAGCTTTTGTCATATTTTATTATCTCATAAATATGAGTTAGAAATAACAAAAAGAAAAAAGATACAAAGATATCCGTTTCAGGGTAAAATATATCCTTTACTCTCATTTTTTTTATTTGGAATTTGGACATTTCCGTAGGTACTTTTTTTTTTAGAAAGAAAAGCTCCTTTTTCGAAAGATTACCCCTGTCTTTGTTTATGCTTCGGATTGGAACAAATGACTCTAATTCGTCCACGCCTGCGAATCAGTCGACATTTTGTACAAATTTTACGAACGGAAGCTCTTATTTTCATATATAGGTATTCCTTTCTTAAACTATGAATCTATTCTTTTGGAAAAAATGAGTCTCTTCACTTAAATTTTGAAACTTGGAAGTTATTACCCTAGAAAAACCTAATCCTTTGAATCTTTGGTATCCTTCAAATCTTCAGTATCCTTCGAGTCTTCGGTACGCTTCGAATCCTTATGGGGAAGTCTATAAATTATACGCCCCTTGCTGGAGTCATAACGACTTACTTCAATTTTGACCCTATCCCCCATCAGTATTCGTATAGAGCTAGACCGGATCTTTCCTGAAATATAGCCCAGGATGATGGTGTCATTCTCTAGGCGAACGCGGAACATTCCGTTGGGTAGGGCTTCCGTAACTAAACCTTCGAAAGTGACTTTTGCTTCTCTCGGTTTTTTTTTTTCTTTTTTTCTGTCATATTTTTTTCTCCTATTTTTCAATTTTTATTTTCAAAATAGGAAGTTCGAGATAGAATTCGGGTACTATAGGTGGGGCCATTACCATATATAACATAAGACTTCTCCCCCAATTCTGTTTAGTCGAGCTTCTCGATCTGTCATTATACCTCGAGAGGTAGAAAGAATAGCAATTCCCATTCCGCCCAAAACCTTAGGAATTCCTTGATAGTTGACATAAATTCGTAAGCCAGGTCGGCTGATACGCTTTAAAGAGGTTCTAGTTCTATATATTCCCTTTCTAGTCTTTCTCTTTTGATGTCGCAAAGTTGAAACCAAGAAATATCTGTTACTTTCCTGATGTTTCCGAACACTTTCAATAAAACCCTCTCGTAGAAGTATTTTAACAATGTTTTCGGTAATATTTGTGGATACTACTCGAACAGTTCCTTTTTTATTCATGTCTGCGTTTCTTATAGAGGTTAGTAAATCAGCAATAGTGTCCTTGCCCATAAGACTCTAATTCTAGGTTCCTCCTAATTTTTCTATAATCAACATGTTTTCCTTTTTCTTTTAATTTTAGATTTTAAAGCATATACGTGAGACACAATCTACTAATTTTTTCTTTGATCTATATCTCGTCTACTAGTGTTTATAATACTTCAGGAGCTAATGAAACTATTTTAGTAAAATTCAATTCTCTCAATTCTTCGGCAATCGCGCCAAAAACTCGAGTTCCTTTTGGATTTCCTTTTTGATCAATGATAACTGCTGCATTGTCATCATAGCGTATTATTATACCATCTTCGCATTTGAATTCTTTACATGTACGTACAATTACAGCTCGAATTACTTCGGATCTTTCTAGAGGCATTTGGGGCACTGCGTCTTTGATTACAGCAACAATAACATCACCAATACGAGCATATCGCTGATTACCAGCGGCTCCTATGACTCGAATACACATCAATTTTCTAGCTCCACTGTTATCTGCTACATTTAAAAGGGTCTGAGGTTGAATCATATTATTTTGATTTCAATTTGTTATTTCAATGCAAAAGGATGAAAGAAATATTGTCTTTCTAGAAAGAAAAACCTGGGTTTTTTATCTTAAATACTCCTTTTTGGGGTTCTATATCTCTAATCGAAGAAATTGACTTCGTATGGGCATTTTACTGGCAGCTATAGAGATAGCTGCTCTAGCTACAGTTTCGGATACTCCGCTCATTTCATAAAGTATTCTACCTGGTTTAACAACGGCTACCCAATATTCGGGGGATCCCTTTCCTGAGCCCATACGTGTTTCTGTGGGTCTCATTGTAACCGGTTTGTCGGGAAATATACGCACCCATATTTTT
This region of Setaria italica plastid, complete genome genomic DNA includes:
- the rpl16 gene encoding ribosomal protein L16; protein product: MLSPKRTRFRKQHRGRMKGKSCRGNRICFGRYALQVLEPAWITARQIEAGRRAMTRYARRGGKIWVRIFPDKPVTMRPTETRMGSGKGSPEYWVAVVKPGRILYEMSGVSETVARAAISIAASKMPIRSQFLRLEI
- the rpoA gene encoding RNA polymerase alpha subunit; amino-acid sequence: MVREEVTGSTQTLEWKCVESRVDSKRLYYGRFILSPLRKGQADTVGIALRRALLGEIEGTCITRAKFGNVPHEYSTIVGIEESIQEILLNLKEIVLRSNLYGVRDASICVKGPRYITAQDIILPPSVEIVDTTQPIANLREPIDFYIELQIKRDRGYHTELRKNSQDGSYPIDAVSMPVRNVNYSIFSCGNGNEKHEILFLEIWTNGSLTPKEALYEASRNLIDLFLPFLHAEEEGTSFEENKNRFTPPLLTFQKRFTNLKKNKKGIPLNCIFIDQLELPSRTYNCLKRANIHTLLDLLSKTEEDLMRIESFRMEDGKLIWDTLEKHLPIDLLKNKFSL
- the rps8 gene encoding ribosomal protein S8; this encodes MGKDTIADLLTSIRNADMNKKGTVRVVSTNITENIVKILLREGFIESVRKHQESNRYFLVSTLRHQKRKTRKGIYRTRTSLKRISRPGLRIYVNYQGIPKVLGGMGIAILSTSRGIMTDREARLNRIGGEVLCYIW
- the rps11 gene encoding ribosomal protein S11; the protein is MTKAIPKIGSRKKVRIGLRRNARFSLRKSARRITKGVIHVQASFNNTIITVTDPQGRVVFWSSAGTCGFKSSRKASPYAGQRTAVDAIRTVGLQRAEVMVKGAGSGRDAALRAIAKSGVRLSCIRDVTPMPHNGCRPPKKRRL
- the rpl14 gene encoding ribosomal protein L14, with product MIQPQTLLNVADNSGARKLMCIRVIGAAGNQRYARIGDVIVAVIKDAVPQMPLERSEVIRAVIVRTCKEFKCEDGIIIRYDDNAAVIIDQKGNPKGTRVFGAIAEELRELNFTKIVSLAPEVL
- the infA gene encoding translational initiation factor 1; its protein translation is MKNRRKKYDRKKEKKKPREAKVTFEGLVTEALPNGMFRVRLENDTIILGYISGKIRSSSIRILMGDRVKIEVSRYDSSKGRIIYRLPHKDSKRTEDSKDTEDLKDTKDSKD
- the rpl36 gene encoding ribosomal protein L36, encoding MKIRASVRKICTKCRLIRRRGRIRVICSNPKHKQRQG